A single genomic interval of Nerophis ophidion isolate RoL-2023_Sa linkage group LG11, RoL_Noph_v1.0, whole genome shotgun sequence harbors:
- the LOC133562189 gene encoding protein tyrosine phosphatase type IVA 3: protein MNRPAPVELSHKNMRFLITHNPTDSTLSSFIEDLKRFGATTVVRVCDITYDKTPLEKDGITVVDWPFDDGAPPPSKLVDDWLSLLKKKFQEDPGCCVAVHCVAGLGRAPVLVALALIESGMKYEDAIQLIRQKRRGAINSKQLTYLEKYRSKQRLRFKDSHTPKNKCCVM, encoded by the exons ATGAACCGTCCTGCTCCTGTGGAACTGAGCCACAAGAACATGAGATTTCTCATTACCCACAATCCAACAGACAGCACACTCAGCTCTTTTATTGAG GACCTGAAGCGATTTGGGGCTACAACAGTGGTCCGAGTGTGTGACATCACGTACGACAAAACACCACTGGAGAAAGATGGCATTACAGTGGTG GATTGGCCTTTTGATGATGGAGCGCCGCCCCCAAGTAAGCTCGTTGACGATTGGTTGAGTCTGCTGAAGAAGAAATTTCAGGAAGATCCAGGATGCTGTGTGGCAGTTCACTGCGTAGCAGGCCTTGGAAG GGCTCCTGTGCTGGTTGCGCTGGCTTTGATAGAGAGTGGGATGAAGTATGAAGATGCTATTCAGCTGATCCGACA GAAGCGGCGTGGCGCCATCAACAGTAAACAACTAACTTACCTGGAAAAATATCGGTCAAAGCAGCGACTGCGCTTCAAAGACTCTCACACACCAAAGAACAAGTGTTGCGTGATGTGA